From Pseudanabaena sp. PCC 6802, one genomic window encodes:
- a CDS encoding glycoside hydrolase 100 family protein, whose protein sequence is MKGSNSKERSVVEEARTLFYERALVRLDGKCVGAVAAIPKKSNFDLGGDNLNYGEIFIRDNVPVMIFLLIEGKYDIVRHFLESCLKLQSNDFQTQGIFPTSFIEDRGKLCIDYGQRAIGRVCSVDATLWWPILAYIYVRRTGDHQWAIRREVQIGVQKFLDLILHPQFRDAPTLYVPDGAFMIDRPLDVWGNPLEIQVLLYGALLAAAGLLRISLEIQGYFHPTAKIHSIKLQDSLADKQNYQFQYAIAWAKRLRSYLLKHYWVNSKTVQTLRRRPTEQYGDEVANEYNIQTETIPHWLQDWLGNQGGYLIGNIRTGRPDFRFFTLGNCLGASFDAISSAQQKSLFHLFLRNRKSLFAQMPLRICHPPLIDKDWRIITGFDRKNLPWCYHNAGHWPCLLWFFVQSVLRFKRKYGDLGSDGEEIEAMLHESYDLLLERLPQQKWAEYFDGPEGIWIGQQARIGQTWTIVGFLLVHHLLKVNPADASIMDLPSLRSLTALKVFR, encoded by the coding sequence ATGAAAGGAAGCAATTCTAAAGAACGTTCAGTAGTTGAAGAAGCTAGAACCTTATTCTATGAAAGAGCATTAGTTAGGTTAGATGGCAAATGTGTGGGTGCAGTAGCTGCTATTCCTAAGAAGTCTAATTTCGATCTCGGCGGTGACAACTTAAATTACGGGGAAATATTCATTCGGGACAACGTACCCGTGATGATATTTCTGCTAATTGAAGGCAAGTACGATATCGTCCGTCATTTTCTCGAAAGCTGTCTGAAACTACAGAGTAATGACTTTCAAACTCAAGGAATTTTTCCCACCAGCTTCATCGAAGATCGTGGCAAGCTCTGCATTGATTACGGTCAGAGAGCAATTGGTCGCGTTTGCTCGGTTGATGCCACTTTGTGGTGGCCGATTTTGGCCTATATCTACGTGCGGCGTACGGGCGATCACCAATGGGCAATCCGAAGAGAAGTACAAATTGGGGTGCAAAAATTTTTAGATTTGATCCTACATCCCCAATTTCGCGATGCTCCTACCCTCTACGTGCCAGATGGAGCGTTTATGATCGACCGTCCTCTAGACGTTTGGGGCAATCCTCTAGAGATTCAGGTGCTTTTGTACGGTGCGCTTTTGGCGGCAGCCGGTCTGCTCAGAATTAGTCTGGAAATCCAGGGCTATTTCCATCCCACTGCCAAGATCCACAGTATTAAATTGCAGGATTCTCTAGCAGATAAGCAAAACTATCAATTTCAATACGCGATCGCTTGGGCAAAGAGGCTGCGCAGCTATTTACTCAAACATTACTGGGTAAATAGTAAAACGGTTCAAACCCTGCGGCGCAGACCGACCGAGCAATATGGTGATGAGGTGGCGAACGAATACAATATCCAGACGGAAACGATTCCCCATTGGCTGCAAGATTGGCTGGGAAATCAGGGCGGCTATCTAATTGGCAATATTCGCACGGGCAGGCCGGATTTCCGTTTCTTTACGTTAGGGAACTGTTTGGGAGCTTCTTTTGATGCTATTAGTTCGGCACAACAGAAATCGCTGTTTCACCTGTTCCTGCGCAATCGCAAAAGCCTGTTCGCCCAAATGCCACTCCGCATCTGCCATCCGCCCCTGATCGATAAAGACTGGCGGATTATTACAGGGTTCGATCGCAAAAACTTACCCTGGTGCTATCACAATGCCGGACATTGGCCCTGTCTGTTGTGGTTTTTTGTCCAGTCCGTGTTGCGTTTCAAACGCAAGTACGGTGACTTAGGCAGTGATGGCGAGGAAATTGAAGCAATGCTTCATGAGTCCTACGATCTGCTCTTAGAACGCTTACCGCAGCAGAAATGGGCAGAATATTTTGACGGCCCCGAAGGCATCTGGATCGGACAGCAAGCTAGAATCGGTCAGACCTGGACGATCGTGGGATTTTTACTAGTTCACCATCTCCTGAAGGTAAATCCGGCTGATGCTAGCATTATGGACTTACCTAGCCTGCGATCGCTGACAGCCCTGAAGGTATTTCGATAA
- a CDS encoding RNA-guided endonuclease InsQ/TnpB family protein — protein MLVFEYKAYGKSSQFSAVDEAIRTVQFIRNKAIRLWIDGGAKSCYDLNKYCAVLAREFPFANQLNSMARQAAAERAWASIQRFYDNCKAKISGKKGFPKFQKDNRSVEYKTSGWALSDDRKSITFTDKKGIGRLKLKGTRDLNFYQPDQIKRVRLVKRADGYYVQFCISADRRETLPATGNTIGLDVGLKSFYTDSNGLELENPRLYRTGEVKMKRAQRLVSRKVKGSKNRIKSRIKLGRIHLKISRQRKDHAVKLARCVIRSNDLVAYEDLRVRNMVKNHCLAKSISDAGWYQFRLWLETFGRIFGRVTVAVNPAYTSQECSSCGTVVKKSLSTRTHACQCGCELGRDHNAALNILTKAIGTTGHVGTSVLDAVNAFGDIPSTCVGANLRGQGASLKEESHDFQVTLA, from the coding sequence ATGCTCGTATTTGAGTACAAAGCATACGGAAAATCTAGTCAATTCAGCGCAGTCGATGAGGCAATTCGGACTGTCCAGTTCATTCGCAATAAAGCAATTCGCTTGTGGATCGATGGAGGGGCAAAGTCCTGTTACGACCTCAATAAATACTGTGCTGTATTGGCTCGTGAGTTCCCGTTTGCTAACCAACTCAATTCGATGGCACGTCAAGCTGCTGCCGAACGTGCATGGGCATCAATTCAGCGTTTCTATGACAACTGCAAAGCAAAGATTTCTGGGAAGAAAGGGTTCCCTAAATTCCAGAAAGATAACCGCTCGGTTGAATACAAAACGTCAGGATGGGCGTTAAGTGATGACCGCAAATCGATTACTTTCACTGACAAGAAAGGTATCGGTCGGTTAAAACTCAAAGGTACTCGCGATCTGAACTTCTACCAACCCGACCAAATTAAACGGGTAAGGCTGGTCAAAAGAGCAGATGGTTACTACGTTCAGTTTTGCATTTCGGCTGACCGCAGAGAAACTTTACCCGCCACTGGTAACACAATTGGTTTAGACGTAGGACTGAAGAGTTTCTACACTGATTCTAATGGTTTAGAGCTGGAAAACCCTAGACTTTACCGTACCGGGGAAGTGAAGATGAAACGGGCGCAACGCCTAGTTTCCCGCAAGGTCAAAGGTTCAAAAAATCGCATTAAATCTCGGATTAAGCTAGGCAGAATTCACCTTAAAATAAGTCGGCAACGTAAAGACCATGCTGTGAAATTAGCACGGTGCGTAATCAGATCTAACGATCTAGTCGCCTATGAAGATTTAAGAGTGAGAAATATGGTGAAAAACCATTGTTTAGCTAAGTCGATTTCTGATGCGGGATGGTATCAATTTAGATTGTGGCTAGAGACGTTTGGACGGATATTTGGTCGGGTTACTGTTGCGGTGAATCCAGCTTATACCAGCCAAGAATGCTCTAGTTGTGGCACTGTGGTCAAGAAATCGCTGTCTACTCGTACCCATGCTTGTCAGTGTGGCTGTGAACTCGGACGCGACCATAATGCCGCGCTCAATATATTGACCAAAGCAATAGGTACAACGGGGCACGTTGGAACCTCCGTACTCGATGCGGTAAACGCTTTTGGAGACATACCCTCTACTTGCGTTGGTGCAAACCTGCGTGGGCAAGGTGCGTCATTGAAGGAAGAATCCCACGACTTTCAGGTAACGCTAGCTTAG
- a CDS encoding sucrose-phosphate phosphatase, with protein MQFLLITDLDNTLVGDDRATFALSQKLTSFRHHCYLIYATGRSYISAQYLAQVKQLLEPDYWITGVGTEIYEHGHLDRSWASQLSQAWQREAIAAIAQTYSELIPQPQSEQNPWKISFCLAHPENARVVDNLRVQLSRAGMNCQIVFSSGRDIDLLPSNADKGLAASYLRDRLQVPAHATLACGDSGNDISLYQHGTLGAIVSNAQPELLEWYKQHRHPQIYLARSPYAWGMLEAMQYFNLMPS; from the coding sequence ATGCAATTTTTGTTGATTACTGACCTCGACAATACCCTAGTAGGAGACGATCGGGCAACCTTTGCCCTCAGTCAAAAATTAACGAGTTTTCGGCATCATTGTTACTTAATCTATGCCACGGGTAGATCCTATATTTCGGCCCAGTATTTAGCGCAAGTCAAGCAACTTCTAGAGCCAGATTACTGGATTACAGGTGTGGGCACGGAAATTTACGAGCACGGCCATTTAGATCGGTCGTGGGCGAGTCAGCTATCGCAGGCATGGCAACGAGAGGCGATCGCGGCGATCGCGCAAACCTATAGCGAACTCATACCCCAACCGCAAAGCGAGCAAAACCCCTGGAAAATTAGTTTCTGCCTGGCACACCCAGAAAATGCTCGCGTTGTCGATAATTTGCGGGTTCAGCTAAGTAGAGCGGGCATGAACTGTCAAATCGTTTTCAGCAGCGGTCGCGACATCGATCTTCTACCCAGTAACGCTGATAAAGGTCTAGCGGCTAGTTATTTGCGCGATCGCCTGCAAGTTCCTGCCCATGCTACGCTCGCCTGCGGTGACTCCGGCAACGATATCAGCCTTTACCAGCACGGCACCCTGGGCGCGATCGTCAGCAACGCACAGCCGGAGCTACTGGAATGGTACAAACAACATCGGCATCCACAGATTTATCTAGCGCGATCGCCCTATGCCTGGGGCATGTTAGAAGCAATGCAATATTTCAACCTCATGCCCAGTTAG
- a CDS encoding phosphate ABC transporter substrate-binding protein: MFIVSPQDVEITKVLHPKGNLVPFLQYKGHIFCLAQSFGDNRDRAVAFSRYLTEDMGKLCVLLEEPNNFSVWSEDEIDQYPLPIDELSHNRLSNPDLSTQFELSTPAVSNSQPIKSEKEPVIPIDIKGSGVAKNAAENATGNGAKNEAQILLGADSQPGQPPLSTEADVQPPPDRISNWDLQEGVRQRMLKIIGIILLVAMGLAGLLYWIYSNSTKPASTSLETPPQLSSQPIAGLTIDTSLPNPKVLTMDGSTSMVELVMRLRTAYADRNPNIPVTYGQPDGRPGGSNQGLEGLIARSVVLAASSRPLYPKEAEAGIQVVAIAYDSIAVVVGVDNPFKGELTTDQLRRIYLGKITNWSELGGANMPIRVINRARTSGTRDIFQSTVLVGREFAPDSSRFITWLRDETTAVLPSLGKDGIYYATVSQLKEQELVRIVPIEGALPNDMATVQSGKYPISRNVYLAFPKPTSPAVKEFIDLALSPKGQQIIHQSGFMPMMPFN; the protein is encoded by the coding sequence ATGTTTATTGTTTCCCCGCAAGACGTTGAAATTACTAAGGTTTTGCATCCTAAAGGCAACCTGGTTCCCTTTCTACAGTACAAAGGTCATATCTTTTGTCTAGCGCAGTCATTTGGAGATAATCGCGATCGCGCTGTCGCCTTCTCGCGCTATCTCACAGAAGATATGGGTAAGCTCTGCGTCCTTCTGGAAGAACCTAATAACTTTAGCGTGTGGAGTGAAGATGAAATAGACCAGTATCCATTGCCAATAGACGAGTTGAGCCACAATCGTCTCTCAAACCCTGACTTATCGACGCAGTTTGAATTATCCACGCCCGCAGTCTCGAACTCTCAACCCATTAAATCCGAGAAGGAGCCAGTCATACCGATCGATATTAAAGGTTCTGGCGTTGCTAAAAATGCTGCTGAAAACGCTACTGGAAACGGTGCTAAGAATGAAGCACAGATTCTGCTAGGAGCTGACTCTCAACCTGGACAACCTCCCTTATCTACAGAGGCTGATGTCCAACCTCCCCCAGATCGAATATCAAACTGGGATTTGCAGGAGGGAGTCCGCCAGCGAATGCTCAAAATTATAGGCATAATCCTATTAGTAGCTATGGGGTTAGCTGGTCTGTTGTACTGGATATACAGCAACAGTACCAAACCAGCCAGTACCTCGCTGGAAACACCACCACAGCTTTCCTCTCAACCTATAGCTGGCCTTACCATCGACACCTCGCTCCCTAACCCAAAAGTCTTGACAATGGATGGCAGTACCTCGATGGTTGAGTTAGTAATGCGGCTGCGAACTGCCTATGCCGATCGCAATCCCAATATCCCCGTAACCTACGGTCAGCCTGACGGTCGTCCAGGCGGCTCCAACCAGGGGCTTGAAGGACTGATCGCTCGCTCGGTAGTCTTAGCGGCTAGCTCCCGACCGTTATACCCTAAAGAAGCTGAGGCAGGCATACAGGTAGTAGCGATCGCCTACGATTCAATTGCTGTGGTTGTAGGGGTAGATAATCCCTTCAAAGGCGAACTGACCACCGATCAGCTACGCCGGATTTATCTCGGCAAAATTACCAATTGGTCGGAATTGGGTGGGGCGAATATGCCAATTCGAGTCATCAACCGCGCTAGGACAAGCGGTACGAGAGATATATTTCAGAGCACGGTACTTGTAGGGCGGGAGTTTGCCCCTGATAGTTCCAGGTTTATCACCTGGCTCCGCGACGAAACCACCGCTGTATTGCCATCGTTGGGGAAAGATGGGATTTATTACGCCACCGTATCGCAATTGAAAGAGCAGGAATTAGTGCGCATCGTTCCCATTGAAGGAGCCTTACCTAACGACATGGCAACCGTACAAAGCGGTAAATATCCGATTAGTCGTAATGTTTACCTAGCTTTCCCAAAACCTACAAGCCCAGCCGTGAAGGAATTTATCGATCTGGCTTTGTCGCCAAAGGGTCAGCAAATTATTCACCAATCTGGATTCATGCCAATGATGCCTTTCAATTAG
- a CDS encoding aminoglycoside phosphotransferase family protein: MTTTNKDSIKTHDLATIANKFVDLGNISEIQPIGSGNINDTFLVTINSIGEASETRFILQRINTQVFRQPELVMQNMRILTEHARDRLRRNPPGSDRRWEIPQVVSTQDGMDYWLDPDGSFWRALGFVSNSYSLDAIQDRKHAHEIGYALGTFHNLISDLSPDKLADTLEGFHITPLYLEQYKSVLARSSHPSQSPDTRYCMEFIRDRQSWARVLEDAKAKGKLPLRLMHGDPKVNNVMIDIDSQQAVSIIDLDTVKPGLIHYDIGDCLRSGCNPLGEETDCLGSVCFESELCQSILQAYLTETSEFLTKHDYDYIYDSIRSIAFELGLRFFTDYLAGNAYFKIAYPEHNLARALVQFKLVESIESQESTIRQIVEDMR, encoded by the coding sequence ATGACAACAACGAATAAAGATTCTATAAAAACGCACGATCTTGCGACTATAGCCAACAAATTCGTCGATCTGGGTAATATCTCGGAGATTCAACCAATTGGGAGCGGCAATATTAACGATACCTTCCTGGTAACTATAAATTCCATAGGAGAGGCATCCGAGACCAGATTCATCCTGCAAAGGATCAACACGCAGGTATTTCGACAGCCAGAGCTGGTGATGCAAAACATGCGCATTCTCACGGAACACGCCCGCGATCGCCTGAGACGCAACCCACCAGGTAGCGATCGCCGTTGGGAAATACCACAAGTAGTCTCAACGCAAGATGGGATGGACTATTGGCTCGATCCAGATGGGTCGTTCTGGCGCGCGCTCGGTTTTGTGAGCAACTCATATTCTTTAGATGCGATCCAGGATCGCAAACACGCCCACGAGATTGGGTATGCCTTGGGCACATTTCATAACTTGATTAGCGATCTCTCTCCTGACAAATTAGCGGATACGTTAGAGGGATTCCACATTACGCCGCTTTATCTAGAACAGTATAAAAGTGTTTTGGCTCGATCCTCTCATCCCTCTCAATCACCCGATACTCGGTACTGCATGGAATTTATCCGCGATCGCCAGTCATGGGCGCGCGTACTGGAGGATGCTAAGGCTAAGGGCAAACTACCCTTGCGTCTGATGCACGGCGATCCCAAGGTTAACAACGTGATGATCGATATTGATTCGCAGCAAGCTGTTAGTATTATCGATCTCGATACTGTTAAGCCCGGACTGATCCATTACGATATTGGGGACTGTCTGCGATCGGGATGCAATCCTTTGGGGGAGGAAACCGATTGCTTGGGATCGGTATGCTTTGAATCTGAACTTTGCCAGTCAATATTACAAGCCTATCTAACTGAGACTAGCGAATTCTTAACAAAACACGATTACGACTATATATATGATTCGATCCGCTCGATCGCATTTGAGTTAGGCTTGCGGTTCTTTACAGACTACTTGGCAGGAAACGCATACTTTAAGATCGCGTATCCAGAGCATAACCTTGCTAGAGCATTAGTACAATTCAAGCTAGTGGAAAGCATTGAATCGCAGGAATCTACAATTCGTCAGATCGTTGAGGATATGAGATGA
- a CDS encoding DOMON-like domain-containing protein — protein MSDRGFRNFNLVEFGAGDRTSNLKISGNVRRSPHALSMNYYLYDPAAIVLIPPQAERSLRKHNLWEETCFELFLRIKDSEPYWEFNLSPSGHWNVYHFDTYRQAMREELAFTTLPFSFHTRSDSLSLAIDLDLQPIIQPKQILKIAVSAVTKFKDGNIAYWALVHPGMSADFHDRDSFILEMLCQQQSY, from the coding sequence ATGAGCGATCGCGGTTTCAGAAATTTTAATCTGGTGGAATTCGGAGCGGGCGATCGCACCTCAAATCTGAAGATTTCTGGCAATGTTCGGCGTTCCCCGCACGCATTATCCATGAATTATTATTTGTACGATCCTGCGGCAATAGTCCTTATACCTCCGCAAGCGGAGCGATCGCTCCGCAAACATAATCTGTGGGAAGAAACTTGTTTTGAGCTTTTTCTAAGAATCAAGGATTCCGAGCCATACTGGGAGTTTAATCTTTCCCCCTCGGGGCATTGGAATGTTTACCATTTTGATACATATCGACAAGCGATGCGGGAGGAATTAGCTTTTACCACGCTCCCTTTTAGTTTTCATACTCGATCCGATTCCTTGTCTCTAGCAATCGATCTCGACTTGCAACCAATTATCCAACCGAAACAGATATTAAAAATTGCTGTTAGTGCTGTAACTAAATTCAAGGATGGCAATATCGCTTACTGGGCGCTAGTGCACCCTGGCATGTCAGCAGATTTCCACGATCGAGACAGTTTTATTTTGGAGATGTTATGCCAGCAGCAATCGTACTGA
- a CDS encoding AAA family ATPase, with amino-acid sequence MPAAIVLIGVPGSGKSTLARAMARSPQFGAPATTRLISPDLIRYNLYGSASIQGNWGEIWTQVQQEFAEAAASQHSVIYDATNYKREYRQEVIGLARQHGFAPITGLWVDVPLWLCLIRNQHRDRPVPDDVIIEMHNCLSRTPPHLSDGFDSIMFKQENKESEWMD; translated from the coding sequence ATGCCAGCAGCAATCGTACTGATTGGCGTGCCAGGAAGCGGCAAGTCCACATTAGCCAGGGCAATGGCGCGATCGCCACAATTTGGCGCTCCTGCCACCACCCGCCTAATTTCACCCGACCTGATTCGCTACAACCTCTATGGCTCGGCCAGTATTCAGGGAAATTGGGGAGAAATCTGGACGCAGGTACAGCAAGAATTTGCTGAGGCAGCAGCTTCGCAACATTCCGTAATATATGATGCCACAAACTACAAACGCGAATATCGGCAGGAAGTAATAGGTTTAGCCAGACAGCATGGCTTTGCTCCAATTACGGGACTTTGGGTTGACGTGCCGCTGTGGTTATGCCTGATCCGCAACCAACACCGCGATCGCCCCGTTCCCGACGACGTAATTATCGAAATGCATAACTGTCTCAGCCGCACTCCACCGCATCTCAGCGACGGATTTGACTCCATTATGTTTAAACAAGAGAACAAAGAAAGCGAATGGATGGACTAG
- a CDS encoding nicotinate phosphoribosyltransferase gives MAKNEVEDVELCLAPTEYGMLTDLYQLTMTACYIGEGLENAHASFELFVRHLPEGFSYLVAMGLAQAVDYLQKLSFNSEQIEALRATGIFPQVSDKFWSTLANTRFTGDLWAVPEGTIIFANEPILRVEAPLWQAQLVETYLLNTINYQTLIATKAARMRDVAGDRATLLEFGTRRAFSPQASLWAARAALSAGMNSTSNVLAAVKLGRKPSGTMAHSLVMALAATEGNEDMAFTAFHHYFPNSPLLIDTFDTIEAARHLAAKVQSGEMNLKGVRLDSGDLVSLSQTVRSLLPDVAIFASGDLDEFEIARLQAEGACIDGYGIGTKLVTGTPVNGVYKLVEINDIPVSKKSSGKQTYPGRKQIFRRIDPANEQYTDRLGLATEATQPNEQALLELIIKNGTQIKPTESLEAIAQRTRTAIVNLPSAIRDINQIHPISPQLSHHLQSLIDAQPRSV, from the coding sequence ATGGCTAAAAATGAGGTAGAGGACGTGGAGCTTTGTCTTGCGCCAACGGAATACGGCATGCTGACCGATCTCTACCAACTTACAATGACAGCTTGCTACATCGGTGAGGGCTTAGAAAATGCCCATGCCAGTTTTGAGCTATTCGTGCGGCATTTACCGGAAGGGTTTAGTTACCTGGTGGCTATGGGCTTAGCACAAGCCGTAGATTACTTACAGAAACTCAGTTTTAATTCGGAGCAGATCGAAGCCCTGCGAGCGACGGGCATATTCCCTCAAGTTAGCGACAAGTTCTGGTCAACACTCGCTAATACCAGATTTACGGGCGATCTGTGGGCAGTGCCAGAAGGAACGATTATATTTGCCAACGAACCAATCCTGCGCGTCGAAGCACCGCTCTGGCAAGCGCAGTTAGTAGAAACCTACCTGCTCAATACGATTAACTATCAAACCCTAATTGCCACTAAAGCCGCACGCATGAGAGATGTGGCAGGCGATCGCGCCACGCTCTTAGAATTTGGCACCCGTCGCGCTTTTAGCCCGCAAGCATCGCTGTGGGCAGCCCGCGCCGCCCTGTCTGCGGGGATGAATTCCACCTCGAACGTCCTCGCTGCCGTGAAACTAGGTCGCAAGCCCAGCGGCACGATGGCTCACTCGCTCGTGATGGCATTAGCGGCAACGGAGGGTAATGAGGATATGGCTTTTACTGCTTTTCACCATTACTTCCCCAATAGCCCCTTACTAATTGACACGTTTGACACCATAGAAGCAGCGCGACATTTAGCTGCCAAAGTGCAATCAGGTGAAATGAATCTCAAAGGTGTGCGATTAGATTCCGGCGATCTGGTTTCTCTATCGCAAACCGTGCGATCGCTTTTACCCGACGTTGCCATTTTTGCCAGTGGCGATCTCGACGAATTTGAAATTGCCCGCTTGCAAGCTGAGGGGGCATGTATAGATGGCTACGGCATCGGTACGAAATTAGTTACGGGCACGCCGGTGAATGGAGTCTATAAACTAGTAGAAATTAACGACATCCCTGTCAGCAAAAAGTCCAGCGGCAAGCAAACCTATCCCGGTCGCAAACAAATTTTCCGTCGTATCGACCCAGCAAACGAACAATATACGGATCGCCTCGGCCTTGCCACTGAGGCTACCCAGCCCAACGAACAAGCCCTCCTGGAGCTAATCATCAAAAATGGCACCCAAATAAAGCCAACAGAAAGCTTAGAAGCGATCGCCCAACGCACCCGCACGGCGATTGTCAACCTCCCCTCTGCTATCCGAGACATAAACCAAATCCATCCCATCTCCCCCCAACTCTCTCACCATCTCCAATCGCTGATAGATGCGCAACCGCGATCGGTGTAA
- a CDS encoding nicotinate-nucleotide adenylyltransferase — translation MKISLFGTSADPPTLGHQAILKWLCQHFDLCVVWVSDNPFKSHQASLEQRIQMMELAIASMQSEYKNLELHPDISHPRTLITLQKAKVLWPNAEFTLVVGGDLIAQLPSWYRSDELLAQVDILVVPRAGYDIPNREIEQLKQRGVKVAIAEVSVPMVSSSAYRKNGDRSGIVPSVSAYIDREHLYSWQETKNNTL, via the coding sequence ATGAAAATCTCTCTCTTCGGTACCAGCGCTGACCCACCCACTCTAGGACATCAAGCTATTCTGAAATGGCTGTGCCAACACTTCGATCTTTGTGTTGTGTGGGTATCCGATAATCCCTTTAAATCCCACCAAGCCAGTCTAGAGCAGCGCATCCAGATGATGGAACTCGCGATCGCCTCGATGCAGTCTGAGTATAAAAATCTGGAGTTGCACCCCGATATTAGTCACCCCCGTACTCTGATTACACTGCAAAAAGCAAAGGTACTTTGGCCGAATGCAGAGTTTACATTGGTAGTAGGGGGCGATCTCATCGCCCAATTACCATCGTGGTATCGGTCGGATGAGTTACTAGCTCAGGTCGATATTCTGGTTGTACCGAGAGCGGGCTATGACATTCCCAATCGGGAGATCGAACAACTTAAACAACGGGGAGTGAAAGTAGCGATCGCGGAAGTTAGCGTACCAATGGTCTCCTCTTCAGCGTATCGTAAAAATGGTGACAGATCGGGCATCGTACCTTCAGTTTCAGCGTATATAGATAGGGAGCACCTGTACTCATGGCAGGAAACAAAAAACAATACCCTCTAG
- a CDS encoding NUDIX hydrolase, whose product MAGNKKQYPLADFKVGVDNAIFSVDTEQNRLLVLLVMRDSEPYRDYWCLPGTLVRQGESLEAAADRILSEKIRVQNLYLEQLYTFGELGRDPREDPQSYNIRYLSVSYFALVRYAEAELIADGVSGIAWYPVKQVPQLAFDHNRILEYGHRRLCNKLEYSPVAFDVLPELFTLGDLYQLYVAVLGENFSDYSNFRSRLLKLGFLADTGTKVSRGAGRPASLYRFDEEAFAPFKDKPLVFI is encoded by the coding sequence ATGGCAGGAAACAAAAAACAATACCCTCTAGCAGATTTTAAAGTAGGGGTTGATAATGCTATCTTCTCTGTAGATACGGAGCAGAATCGCCTGTTAGTCCTACTGGTGATGCGGGACTCAGAACCGTATCGAGACTATTGGTGTCTGCCGGGGACCCTGGTCAGGCAAGGCGAATCGCTCGAAGCAGCAGCAGATCGGATCCTGTCGGAAAAGATTCGCGTGCAGAATCTCTATTTGGAGCAACTATACACGTTTGGCGAACTGGGTCGCGACCCCAGGGAAGATCCGCAAAGTTATAACATACGCTACCTGTCGGTCAGTTACTTTGCGCTGGTAAGGTATGCGGAGGCGGAACTAATTGCAGATGGAGTGAGCGGTATTGCCTGGTATCCGGTGAAGCAAGTCCCTCAACTAGCCTTCGATCACAATCGCATTCTGGAGTACGGCCACCGTCGTTTGTGCAACAAACTGGAATACAGTCCCGTTGCCTTTGATGTACTGCCGGAATTGTTTACACTGGGGGATCTTTATCAACTTTACGTCGCAGTGTTGGGCGAGAATTTTTCCGACTATTCCAATTTTCGATCGCGTCTACTAAAATTAGGATTTCTAGCAGATACTGGGACAAAAGTGTCGCGCGGTGCAGGCAGACCTGCCAGTCTCTATCGATTCGATGAAGAAGCTTTTGCCCCCTTTAAAGATAAACCATTGGTATTTATTTAA
- a CDS encoding NYN domain-containing protein → MQPESQLRSHRLAVLIDADNASANSIESLLKEVAKYGTAHVKRIYGDWTSSQLSSWKSKLHKLAIQPIQQFSYTTGKNATDSALIIDAMDLLYTQNFDGFCIVSSDSDFTKLASRMRESGLVVYGFGEKKTPEAFISACDKFIYTEILMQLEAESTGNLSENKLEEGSKNVAKNSPSLADEAANLQKLKSNKKLINLLKDAYEAVDEEDGWAHMGPFGSQLTKLSPSFDARNYGYKKLSELVKAIDCFEVKKTQNHLQIRFKE, encoded by the coding sequence ATGCAACCTGAATCTCAATTGCGATCGCACAGACTGGCCGTATTAATCGATGCAGACAATGCTAGCGCTAACTCGATTGAATCTTTACTGAAGGAAGTTGCAAAATATGGAACCGCTCATGTCAAGCGGATTTATGGCGATTGGACGAGCAGTCAACTGAGTAGCTGGAAATCGAAACTCCACAAGCTAGCGATCCAACCAATTCAGCAATTCAGCTATACAACTGGGAAGAATGCTACCGATAGCGCTCTGATTATCGATGCGATGGATTTGCTCTACACGCAGAATTTCGATGGGTTTTGTATAGTATCCAGCGATAGCGACTTTACCAAGCTTGCCAGCCGCATGAGAGAATCCGGGTTAGTCGTATATGGTTTTGGCGAGAAGAAGACTCCCGAAGCATTTATTAGTGCCTGCGACAAATTTATCTACACGGAAATTTTAATGCAGTTAGAAGCTGAATCTACAGGTAACCTATCAGAAAATAAGCTTGAAGAAGGGAGTAAAAATGTTGCCAAGAACTCTCCTTCTTTGGCTGACGAGGCAGCTAACTTGCAAAAACTAAAAAGCAATAAGAAATTAATTAATCTGCTCAAGGATGCCTATGAAGCAGTTGATGAAGAGGATGGATGGGCGCATATGGGGCCTTTTGGCAGTCAATTGACTAAATTATCACCTTCATTTGATGCCCGTAACTATGGCTATAAAAAGCTCAGCGAACTGGTCAAGGCAATCGACTGCTTTGAGGTTAAGAAAACGCAGAATCACCTGCAAATTAGATTTAAAGAATAA